From Deinococcus aquaticus, one genomic window encodes:
- a CDS encoding histidinol-phosphatase, protein MTGPLFDSHMHTPLCGHASGSPREYAQAALDAGLAGICFTDHMPMPAWYDAPWRMRLDQLAQYVEDVRAVQAEFAGRLDVRLGLEADFHPGTERFVEEVLGAHPWDYVIGSVHYIGAWGFDNPEFTAEYDSRDLAGLYRDYYALAEGAAKSGLFDSIGHLDLPKKFGHRDPDGYAALHALDVIAERGLSLDFNTAGWRKPVAEAYPAPDLTRQAAERGIPFVLGSDAHKPGEVGHRFTDAIKQIHDVGGRIVTYQGRVRHG, encoded by the coding sequence ATGACTGGACCGCTGTTCGATTCTCATATGCACACACCCCTGTGCGGGCACGCGAGCGGGTCTCCACGCGAGTACGCGCAGGCGGCGCTGGACGCCGGACTGGCGGGCATCTGCTTCACGGATCACATGCCGATGCCCGCGTGGTACGACGCGCCGTGGCGCATGCGCCTGGATCAGCTGGCGCAGTACGTGGAGGACGTGCGGGCCGTGCAGGCCGAGTTCGCCGGGCGGCTGGACGTGCGCCTGGGCCTGGAGGCGGACTTCCACCCCGGCACGGAACGCTTCGTGGAGGAGGTGCTGGGCGCGCACCCCTGGGATTACGTGATCGGCAGCGTGCATTACATCGGCGCATGGGGCTTCGACAACCCGGAGTTCACCGCGGAGTACGACAGCCGCGACCTTGCGGGCCTGTACCGCGACTACTACGCCCTGGCCGAGGGCGCCGCGAAATCCGGCCTATTCGACAGTATCGGGCACCTGGACCTGCCCAAGAAATTCGGGCACCGCGACCCGGACGGGTACGCCGCGCTGCACGCCCTGGACGTGATCGCCGAACGCGGCCTGAGCCTGGACTTCAACACGGCCGGGTGGCGCAAACCGGTCGCCGAGGCCTACCCCGCCCCAGACCTGACCCGGCAGGCCGCCGAACGCGGCATCCCCTTCGTGCTGGGCAGCGACGCCCACAAGCCCGGCGAGGTCGGCCACCGCTTCACCGACGCCATCAAACAGATTCACGACGTCGGCGGACGGATCGTGACGTACCAGGGACGCGTCCGGCACGGGTAG